A DNA window from Phragmites australis chromosome 11, lpPhrAust1.1, whole genome shotgun sequence contains the following coding sequences:
- the LOC133884031 gene encoding uncharacterized protein LOC133884031: MILLGGGLCGAAAEPISGGGPAWALAVYTLLCRPWSLGSGAWGHSTAGGASSTGLMTAACGSPTAGLRPAACGAPAAGLGPAACASPAARLWPATGGGALPVALSTSRIWIVPGFRHPGRSTRP, translated from the coding sequence ATGATCCTCctcggcggggggctctgcggggccgccgcggaGCCCATCTCCGGCGgtgggccggcttgggcactcgctgtataCACGCTCCTGTGCCGGCCCTGGTCTCTGGGCTCCGGCGCCTGGGGCCATTCCACTGCTGGTGGTGCTTCTTCCACCGGCCTGATGActgctgcctgcggcagccccacggccggcctgcggcctgccgcctGCGGCGCCCCCGCAGCCGGTCTGGGTCCGGCCGCCTGCGCCTCCCCTGCCGCTCGCCTGTGGCCTGCCACTGGCGGCGGCGCACTGCCGGTCGCCTTGTCTACCTCgagaatctggatagtcccagGGTTCCGGCACCCTGGCCGGTCGACTAGACCCTAG